From the genome of Vitis riparia cultivar Riparia Gloire de Montpellier isolate 1030 chromosome 2, EGFV_Vit.rip_1.0, whole genome shotgun sequence, one region includes:
- the LOC117904937 gene encoding glyoxylate/hydroxypyruvate reductase HPR3-like, with protein MDELPLVLVHVLPPFEIPFKGRLQSRFQLIDSSDSTFSPHASVLLCFGPAPVSSDTLRHLPSLRCIVGSSAGVDHIDLEECRRRGITVTNAGSSFCEDGADFAIGLLIDVLRRISAADRYVRAGLWPMKGDYPLGSKLGGKRVGIVGLGNIGSEIAKRLVAFGCRIAYNSRSKKSSVSFPYYANICNLAANSDILIICCALTKETHHLIDKDVMTALGKEGVIINVGRGALINEKELVQCLVRGQIRGAGLDVFENEPDVPKELFELENVVLSPHKAIATLESLASLQELIVGNLEAFFSNKPLLSPINLE; from the exons ATGGATGAACTGCCTCTGGTTCTCGTCCATGTCTTGCCACCATTCGAGATCCCGTTCAAGGGCCGACTTCAGAGTCGATTCCAACTCATCGACTCCTCCGATTCAACTTTCTCCCCCCACGCTAGCGTCCTGCTCTGTTTCGGCCCCGCTCCGGTCAGTTCCGACACCCTCCGCCACCTCCCCTCTCTCCGGTGCATCGTCGGCTCAAGCGCTGGCGTAGACCATATTGACCTAGAGGAGTGCCGCCGCCGCGGCATCACCGTCACCAATGCTGGCTCCTCCTTCTGCGAGGACGGCGCTGATTTCGCCATCGGGCTTCTGATCGATGTTCTCCGACGGATATCGGCCGCCGATCGGTACGTTCGAGCCGGTTTGTGGCCGATGAAGGGAGATTACCCACTAGGTTCCAAG TTAGGGGGAAAGCGAGTTGGAATTGTTGGACTGGGGAATATTGGCTCCGAAATTGCCAAAAGGCTCGTGGCATTTGGCTGCAGAATCGCCTACAACTCCAGGAGTAAAAAGTCATCAGTTTCATTCCCATACTATGCAAATATTTGTAACCTTGCTGCTAATAGTGACATTCTCATTATTTGTTGTGCCTTGACTAAGGAAACTCACCACTTGATTGACAAGGATGTCATGACAGCATTGGGAAAGGAAGGAGTCATCATCAATGTTGGTCGTGGGGCTCTCATCAATGAAAAGGAATTGGTGCAGTGTCTTGTGCGAGGTCAAATTAGAGGTGCTGGTCTCGATGTGTTTGAGAATGAGCCTGATGTGCCAAAAGAGCTATTTGAATTGGAGAATGTTGTGCTATCTCCACATAAAGCTATTGCGACCCTAGAGTCCTTAGCATCATTGCAAGAGCTGATCGTGGGCAACTTGGAGGCATTCTTCTCTAATAAACCTTTGCTCTCCCCAATAAACCTTGAATAA
- the LOC117904928 gene encoding glyoxylate/hydroxypyruvate reductase HPR3-like produces the protein MLNGETPLPQNGHRRNYMAAITGEAEAEAEAEAPRVVFVHGSPPFGLPFKDRLLSRFQLIHMSELPESSHVKVMLCMDHTPVTSQTIYKLPSLECIVASSAGVDHIDLTTCRLRGIAVANGSQAFSEDVADYAVALLMDVLRKISAGDRYLRSGLWSTKGDYPLGWKLGGKRVGIVGLGNIGSEVAKRLVAFGCAIAYNSRKKRSSVSFPYYADVCDLAANSDILVICCALTSETHHIINKDVMAALGKEGVIINVGRGSLINQKELVQFLVEGQIRGAGLDVFENEPIVPIELLELDNVVLSPHNAVVTPEAFEALQELAIANLEAFFSNKPLLSPI, from the exons ATGTTAAACGGAGAAACACCATTGCCGCAGAATGGACACCGGAGAAACTACATGGCTGCTATCACTGGTGAGGCAGAAGCAGAAGCAGAAGCAGAAGCACCACGGGTGGTATTTGTTCATGGCAGCCCACCGTTTGGGCTCCCTTTCAAGGACCGGTTACTGAGTCGGTTCCAACTCATCCACATGTCTGAGTTACCTGAATCCTCCCACGTCAAGGTCATGCTCTGCATGGATCACACTCCGGTCACCTCCCAGACTATATATAAACTCCCTTCACTTGAGTGCATCGTGGCATCAAGCGCCGGCGTTGACCACATTGACCTCACGACTTGCCGCCTCCGTGGGATTGCGGTCGCCAACGGCAGTCAGGCTTTCTCTGAGGACGTGGCTGATTACGCCGTCGCCCTCTTGATGGATGTCCTCAGAAAGATTTCGGCCGGCGATAGGTATCTGCGCTCCGGTTTGTGGTCCACGAAGGGAGATTATCCGCTTGGTTGGAAG CTAGGGGGAAAGCGAGTTGGAATTGTGGGACTGGGGAACATTGGCTCTGAAGTTGCCAAAAGGCTCGTGGCCTTTGGCTGCGCCATTGCCTACAACTCCAGGAAGAAAAGGTCATCTGTTTCATTCCCATACTATGCAGATGTGTGCGACCTCGCGGCTAACAGCGACATTCTCGTTATTTGTTGTGCATTGACAAGTGAAACCCACCACATAATCAACAAGGATGTGATGGCAGCACTGGGGAAGGAAGGAGTCATCATCAACGTTGGCCGTGGATCTCTCATTAATCAGAAGGAACTGGTGCAGTTTCTGGTGGAAGGTCAGATTAGAGGTGCGGGGCTTGATGTGTTTGAGAATGAACCCATTGTGCCTATAGAACTACTTGAGTTGGATAATGTTGTGTTGTCTCCACATAATGCTGTTGTGACACCAGAAGCCTTTGAAGCTCTGCAAGAGTTGGCCATAGCCAACTTGGAGGCCTTCTTCTCAAACAAACCTCTGCTATCACCTATCTAG